A window of Halogeometricum sp. S1BR25-6 genomic DNA:
AAGTTCAGCACGACCAGGTTCTCGAGGAATTTGATGTACTGGATGTGCAGCGGTTCGTTGAGCCCGTAGCTCGCGATGATCTGTCGCCGCGCCTCCTGGGTCATCTGCGAGGAGACGACGTAGGAGGTGGGGTCACCGGGCATGAGTCGGAAGAGTCCGAACAGCACCGTTCCGACGGCCCAGAGGGTCACGACGAGTTGGAGCGTGCGCCTGACAACAAAGCTCGCTTTTCCCATGATTGTGTATTGATATGTTTCCGTTGGTTACGTGAAATCCGCGCCGGGGTCGGTTCGCCGGCGCTCGGCGTGTGGGTTAGTTACCGCTCGGTGCTTGGAGCATGTCGTCGTCGTTCCACGTGTAACCGGCCTCTTCGAGGCGACTCCGCGCGGCTTCCGGACTCTGCTCGTAGGTGGTCACGTCCTCGGTGTGGAGCGGACCGAACGCCGAGGAGACGATGTTGTACCCCTCCTCGGGGAAGCCGAACAGAATCTGCTCGACGATGGGGGTCCGCGGGAGCGTCTCGACCAGCGCCTTCCGCATCTGCACGTCGTCGAGACCCTGTTGTCGCTCGTTCGGCGTGAACATCCAGAACGTGGGCGCCGTCTGGAACCGCGTGCCGATGCTCTCGTTGTCCTGGTTCCGGTCGAGCGAGCGGTCGATGCGACCGAACGGCTCGTAGTTCAGGTCGCCGTTGATGAGGTTCTCCCACACCGTCGACGCCTCGGGGATGATGCGCCAGAAGCGCCGCTCGAAGCTGACGGGCGCGAAGTGCTCGTCGAACTTCGTCATCCCGAACTCGCTGCCCTGCTCCCAGTAGTCGAACATCATGGGACCGCTGCCGACCGGTTCCTGGATGTTCGCCTGCGCGGGGTTGCTCCGTCCCTCCCACTTGTGCTGGGGGATAATGGGGACGAGGTTCGCCACCGCGAGGTTGAACGGCCCCAGCGGCTGGGACATGTTGATACGGACCGTCTGCTCGTCGACGACTTCCGCGTTCTCGATGTACTGCGCCTGCGTGGAGTACAGCGGCACCTCGTTCTCGGTGACGTAGTTGTACGTGAACGCCACGTCCTCCGCGGTGAGGTCCTCGCCGTCGTGCCAGGAGTGGTCCGTCCGGATGGTGTACTCCATGGTCGTCTCGTCGACGCGGTTCCAGTCGGTGGCGAGGCTGACCTCCGGGTCCGGTTCGGCGTTGTCGTTGAGTTGGACCAGGAAGTCGTACAGCATGTTGAACTGGTAGACGTGCTTGGATTCGTCGTTGTGCCCCAGCACGTTCATCGTCGAGAGCGTCTCGGGCCAGTAGCCTTTCAGTTCGGTGTTGTCGCCGACCATCTCTAGGTTGATCATCGTCCAGTAGGAGTTGAACCCGTTCGCGAGGTCCGCCTGCCAGTTCGACACCTGGTTGCTGTTGAAGATGGCCGCCTGCGGCATCTGCGTGATGGGCATCGTCGGCACGTCGTCCATCAGCGTCTTCTGTATCTCGTGGGCCTGGTTGATACGGGTCTCCGTATCGGGTTCGGCCAGGTAGTTACCCATCATCTCGTCGAGTTCGGGGTTCTCGTACCCCGAGTAGTTCCCCTGTCCCGGGTCGGTGTTGTTGGAGTTGAACAGGTTGTTCAGCTCCGTCACCGGTTCGGAGACGAAGAACGTGTGCCACGTCGCGAAACTGTAGTCGTACTCCTGGGAGACCCGACTGAACAGCGTCCCCCATTCGAGCACGTCGACCTCCATGTCGAGGCCGAGGTCGCCGAACTGGCTCGCGATGAGGTTGATGGCGTCGTGTCTCGGCGGGTTGTAACTCTGGGAGTTGTTGACGTACGTGTACGTCGGGAGGCTCTCACCGGACCCGCTCGAGTCGGACCCCGTGTCGGACCCCTCCGTCTCGCCCCCGCCACCGCCGCCGGATCCGCCTTCGCCCTCGCTCGTCCCGCCGCCGGTTTGGTCCGAACAACCGGCGAGCGCCGTCATGCCAGCCAGTCCACCGGCCGTCGCCGCTTTGAGGAAGCTCCGCCGCCTCACCCGATCGCTATCTTCAGCCATGTCATTGGCTATCATCAATGGCAGTATAAAGTTCTTTCCAACGCTGGTTGAATATGTCGGTGCGGTGTGGCATTTTTCGATAAAACCACGCCGGAATGCGTACCTTTACTCAACATGAGTCTGATTATACCGACGCCAGATGACAGAACCGACAACTGTATCGGAAGATTATTGAAAATAGATGTTGCACCCCAAACGATGACACGGTTACCGGACGCAGTCGTGGGCGACACCTACCGAAGCACGGTCGGATGGGACCTCATCGCCGACCTCGAAGACCTGAACGACCGGATGCCCGGACACGAGGGCGAACGAACCGGCGCGGACCTCGTGGCCGAGGCGTTCGAAGACGTCGGCCTCGACGACGTGACGTTCGCGGAGTTCCCGATTCCCGTGTGGCGGCGCGGCGAGGCCGCTCTCACCGTCACCCACGGCGACCGGGAGACCACGTTCGCGCGGTCGCACGAACTGGTGGAGTTGCCGGGGACGCCGTCGGGAGACGTGACGGGTGAACTCGTCGACGTGGGGTACGGCCTCCCGGAGGACTTCGAGGACGTCGACCTCACCGGCGACATCGCCATGGCCTCCAGCGTCACGCCCGACGACTACGGCCGGTGGGTCCACCGCTCGGAGAAGTACCGCTACGCCGCCGAGTCCGGTGCCGCCGGGTTCGTCTTCTACAACCACATCGACGGGTCGCTGCCGCCGACGGGGAGCATCGGGGACCTGAACGGCCCCGGACCGATTCCCGCCGTCGGTATGAGCAAGGAGGCCGGAGCGAGACTCCAGCGCTACTGCGAGGACGGCGCCGTCGAGGCCGACCTGACCGTCGACTGCGAGACGGGCCGCGGCACCTCCCGGAACGTCGAGGCGACGGTCGGCCCCGACACGGACGAAACGGTGCTGTTCACCGCCCACGTCGACGGCCACGACGTCGGGACCGCCGCGAACGACAACGGGTTCGGCACCGCCATGGTCGTCGAAGTCGGGAAGATGCTCGCGCGCGTCGCCGACGAGTTGGAGACGAAGGTTCGACTCGTCGTCTTCGGCGCCGAGGAGACCGGTCTGTACGGGTCGTACTACTGGAGTCACACCCACGACTTAGACGAGGTGAAGTGCGTCCTCAACGTCGACGGCGCGGGCTACTCCCGGCAGTTAGAGATTCACGACCACGGTTTCGAGGAGATATCCGAGGCGTTCGACGCCGTCAGCGACGAGTACGAGATTCCCGTCCGTACGGAGTCGCAACTCCGGCCGCACAGCGACCACTGGCCGTTCGTCCAACGGGGCGTCGCGGGCGCGCAGGGCCGTTCCTCCTCGGACGGAAACGACCGCGGGTGGGGTCACACGCACAGCGACACCATGGACAAACTCGACGTGCGCGACCTGCGCGACATGTCTATCCTCTGCGCCGCGGGCGTCGCCCGACTCGCGCGCGAGGACGTGACGGTGGACCACGTCGACGACGCGGAGATACGGGCCGCCTGCATCGACGACGACTTCGACGTCGGGATGAAAGCGACCGGGACGTGGCCCTGGGGCGCCGAGAAGGACTGGCCCTGGGCGGACGAACTGTAGTCGGCCCGTCGGTTCCGCGCCGGCGTCGGCGTCGTCCCCGCGGGACGACGGGACTATACCCGCCCCCCGCGAACGGTCACGCAGTGGATTCTAACGACGTTCACCGACGGTGGACGGAGCGCTCCGGCGCGTACTCGCCGGAGTACTACGCCTACTACGGCCCCAACGAGACGAGCGAATTGCTCGCGGACGCCATCGACCGGTTCGCCGGGGCCGACCCTTCGATTCTGGAACTCGGCTGTAGTTCGGGCCGACACCTCGCGCACCTGTTCGAGGAGGGGTACGAGGACGTCGCGGGCGTCGAGATAAACGAGGAGGCGTTCGACGTGATGGCGGAGACGTACCCCGAACTCTCGGCGGCGGGGACGTTCTACCACGACGCCATCGAGTCTGTCGTCCGCGAGTTCGACGACGACGCCTTCGACGTCGTCTACTCGGTGGAGACGCTCCAACACCTCCACCCCGAGTCGGACTGGGCGTTCGCCGAACTCGCGCGCGTCGCCGGGTCGTTGCTCGTCACCGTGGAGAACGAGGGGGACGACGAACGTGCGGAGACTGCCGAGGAGGGACGCGCCGACGAACCGACGGTCAACTACGTCGACGGCGAGGTACCGCTCTACTACCGCGATTGGAACGACGTGTTCACCGGCGTCGGTCTCACGGAAGTCGAGGCGAAGTCGCTCGACCGCGACACGTTCCGCGCGTTCGTTCCGGAGTGAGGGCGCGGGCGTCCGCACGAGGGCGCCGCGGAAGGCCGTGCGGCGCGGAACCACGCATCACCAATGGCTTAAACCCGTGACGCTTCTATAGTACACACATGAGCGAAGAATCCAGCGGGCGCCGGAACCTCCGAATGCCCAACGACGACGAAGTGTTCGCGGTAGTCACACAGCACAACGGCGGAAACCACGTCACCGTGCGCTGTCAGGACGGCAAAGAGCGCATGGGCCGCATCCCCGGTCGGATGAAGTACCGCACGTGGATTCAGGAGGGCGACGTCGTCCTCGTCGAACCGTGGGACTGGCAGGACGAGAAGGGCAACATCGAGTGGCGCTACAGCGAGCAGGACGCAGAGCAGCTCCGCGCCGAAGGCCACATCGACTGAACTGACGTGTCTCCGTCTCCCCGCGCCGGGAGGCCGCGCGCGCGGCCCCGCCCGACTTTTTCTCTCTCTCCGAATAGCCGCCGGTCGACCCGCCGCTTCGCCGAGCGGCCAGCCTCGGCGTCGGCGTTCGCTCACTCCGGCGTCACGACGCTTGCGTCGTCCTCGTGTTCGATTTCGACCGCGTGGCGGGCGTGGCGCGCGTGGGTCTCGGCCCACCGGCGGGCCGGCCCCTCCGAGAGGAACCGCTCGCCTTCCGGACAGCGCCGACAGGCGACCATCCACGGTGAGACGCCGTCGGGGAAGTGTCCGGTGTGGCGCATGTGGTCGAGGGCGAACTGCTCGAACGACTGGTTTCCGACCTCCAAATCGTCGAGTTCGTACTCGAGGCTCCACTCGTGGTCGCACCGCGAACAGGAGACCGTCGGCGTGTCGTCGATGTCGTGCGGGCGCGCGTCGTCGTCGGTTCGGTCGGACACGCCGAACCGTACGCCCTCCGCCCTCTTCTATCTGTACCCGCCGGCGAACCCACGGGACGACGCCGCTCCCGAGGTCGTGCGGGCGCCGCGCACAACTCCGAAGCACTTGGCGTGGTTCGTCTCCTCGAACGAGATATATGACTGGCGAGGTACCCGACGGTCTCCAAGAGATGCCGCCGAGTTCGAAGCTCGTGTACAAGGTGCTGGAGCACGACGGTCCGCTGACGCAGCGACAGTTGGCCGACCACTCGCTCCTGCCGACGCGGACCGTCCGGTACGCGCTCGACCGACTCCGCGACGAAGACATCGTCGAAGAACGACTCTACCTGCAGGACGCGCGAAAGCGACTGTATCACCTCCCTGAGGACGGCGGGTCCGAGACGAACCCCGTTCCCGCGCCGAACTGACCACAGGCGACGCGAGGCGTCCGCGGAGTACCGAACCGAACCGACCGCAAAAAACGGGCGCCGACGTTCAGTACCGCGACGGCATGTACGCCATGCCGACGAGGAAGAAGGCGGTCAGGAACGAGAGGATGCTGATGCCCCACAGGCCGTTCTCGTGGGTGTGGAACGTCTCGATCTGCTCGCTCTGCGCGTTGTAGTTCTCGAAGTTGTTCGTGAGTTGCATCGTCTCGTTGTTCGGGAAGTAGGCGAGGTACGTCTGGTCGCCGAGCGTCACGTTCCCGCGGTCGCTCACCTCGATGGTGTTCGTCCGCGGAGCGGTCCAAGAGACTTCGACCGCGCCGCCGCCGACGGTGGTGACGGTCGTCTGGTTACCCTGGTAGTTGAGGGTCCCTCCCTGACTGTAGTTCTGCGAACGCGGGGCCGGGAAGTACTCGCTCGCCGGGACGAGACGCCGCGTGCCGTTCTCCTGGATGACGACCTGCTGGGTTCCGTTGACCGTCACCAACTCGTCCTCGGCGTTCTGGTCCTGCTGGAGCAACGCCGTCTCGTTGACGTCCTCGCGGAGGGTGAACTCGGTGGCGTTCTCGCCGTCGGGGGCCAAGACGATCCACGTCGTGTTGTCGATGGTCACCGTGGAGTTGTTCGCCCACGAGGCGGTGTAGTCGGCCGACTGGTTCGTGTACTCGATGGTGCCGGACCGAGCGAGCGACGCTGCGCTCCCGTGTCCGCCGCCCTCCATCTCTGCGGTTATCCCGGTCACGTTGTACGTCTGCGACCCGGCCTGGAACGTCTGACCGGACGTGAGTTCGTACTCGGGGTTCTGGAACTCTATCTCGGGCGTCTCCGCCGTCGCCAGAAGCGAGTAGGAAGCCGCACCGATGACTACGAAGAGTGCGACGTAGATAGCCGCGGCGCGTCGTTGCATGA
This region includes:
- a CDS encoding winged helix-turn-helix domain-containing protein, translated to MTGEVPDGLQEMPPSSKLVYKVLEHDGPLTQRQLADHSLLPTRTVRYALDRLRDEDIVEERLYLQDARKRLYHLPEDGGSETNPVPAPN
- a CDS encoding M28 family peptidase — protein: MTRLPDAVVGDTYRSTVGWDLIADLEDLNDRMPGHEGERTGADLVAEAFEDVGLDDVTFAEFPIPVWRRGEAALTVTHGDRETTFARSHELVELPGTPSGDVTGELVDVGYGLPEDFEDVDLTGDIAMASSVTPDDYGRWVHRSEKYRYAAESGAAGFVFYNHIDGSLPPTGSIGDLNGPGPIPAVGMSKEAGARLQRYCEDGAVEADLTVDCETGRGTSRNVEATVGPDTDETVLFTAHVDGHDVGTAANDNGFGTAMVVEVGKMLARVADELETKVRLVVFGAEETGLYGSYYWSHTHDLDEVKCVLNVDGAGYSRQLEIHDHGFEEISEAFDAVSDEYEIPVRTESQLRPHSDHWPFVQRGVAGAQGRSSSDGNDRGWGHTHSDTMDKLDVRDLRDMSILCAAGVARLAREDVTVDHVDDAEIRAACIDDDFDVGMKATGTWPWGAEKDWPWADEL
- a CDS encoding ABC transporter substrate-binding protein, translating into MAEDSDRVRRRSFLKAATAGGLAGMTALAGCSDQTGGGTSEGEGGSGGGGGGETEGSDTGSDSSGSGESLPTYTYVNNSQSYNPPRHDAINLIASQFGDLGLDMEVDVLEWGTLFSRVSQEYDYSFATWHTFFVSEPVTELNNLFNSNNTDPGQGNYSGYENPELDEMMGNYLAEPDTETRINQAHEIQKTLMDDVPTMPITQMPQAAIFNSNQVSNWQADLANGFNSYWTMINLEMVGDNTELKGYWPETLSTMNVLGHNDESKHVYQFNMLYDFLVQLNDNAEPDPEVSLATDWNRVDETTMEYTIRTDHSWHDGEDLTAEDVAFTYNYVTENEVPLYSTQAQYIENAEVVDEQTVRINMSQPLGPFNLAVANLVPIIPQHKWEGRSNPAQANIQEPVGSGPMMFDYWEQGSEFGMTKFDEHFAPVSFERRFWRIIPEASTVWENLINGDLNYEPFGRIDRSLDRNQDNESIGTRFQTAPTFWMFTPNERQQGLDDVQMRKALVETLPRTPIVEQILFGFPEEGYNIVSSAFGPLHTEDVTTYEQSPEAARSRLEEAGYTWNDDDMLQAPSGN
- the eif1A gene encoding translation initiation factor eIF-1A; protein product: MSEESSGRRNLRMPNDDEVFAVVTQHNGGNHVTVRCQDGKERMGRIPGRMKYRTWIQEGDVVLVEPWDWQDEKGNIEWRYSEQDAEQLRAEGHID
- a CDS encoding class I SAM-dependent methyltransferase — translated: MDSNDVHRRWTERSGAYSPEYYAYYGPNETSELLADAIDRFAGADPSILELGCSSGRHLAHLFEEGYEDVAGVEINEEAFDVMAETYPELSAAGTFYHDAIESVVREFDDDAFDVVYSVETLQHLHPESDWAFAELARVAGSLLVTVENEGDDERAETAEEGRADEPTVNYVDGEVPLYYRDWNDVFTGVGLTEVEAKSLDRDTFRAFVPE